In a single window of the Pseudogemmatithrix spongiicola genome:
- a CDS encoding HesB/IscA family protein — translation MSTMNAPEVLVTITPAAGAEVQKFMQAENVTPEVGGLRVAVQPGGCSGFKYSLLIEDKPADDDTVLPQGGFNLFVDPFSMQYLGGVTIDYVTSMQGSGFTFKNPNATGGCGCGSSFSA, via the coding sequence ATGAGCACGATGAATGCCCCGGAAGTCCTGGTCACCATCACCCCGGCCGCTGGCGCCGAGGTGCAGAAGTTCATGCAGGCCGAGAACGTGACGCCGGAAGTCGGCGGCCTGCGCGTGGCCGTGCAGCCTGGCGGGTGCTCGGGCTTCAAGTACAGCCTGCTGATCGAAGACAAGCCGGCCGATGACGACACGGTGCTGCCGCAGGGCGGCTTCAACCTGTTCGTCGATCCGTTCTCGATGCAGTACCTGGGCGGCGTGACGATCGATTACGTGACCTCGATGCAGGGCTCGGGCTTCACGTTCAAGAACCCGAACGCGACTGGCGGCTGCGGCTGCGGCTCCAGCTTCTCCGCGTAA